A window of Primulina tabacum isolate GXHZ01 chromosome 4, ASM2559414v2, whole genome shotgun sequence contains these coding sequences:
- the LOC142542263 gene encoding putative sugar phosphate/phosphate translocator At3g17430 isoform X1, which yields MISRQLLLTYLYLLVYIVLSSGVILYNKWVLSPKYFNFPLPITLTMIHMGFSGLVAFLLIRVLKVVSPVKMTFEIYVTCVVPISAFFASSLWFGNTAYLFISVAFIQMLKALMPVATFLMAVVCGTDKLKCDIFVNMILVSFGVVISSYGEIHFNVVGTVYQVTGIFAEALRLVLTQVLLQKKGLTLNPITSLYYIAPCSFVFLFVPWYLLEKPEMEVSQIQFNLWIFFSNALCALALNFSIFLVIGRTGAVTIRVAGVLKDWILIALSTIIFPESIITKLNLIGYAIALCGVVMYNYLKAKDARSSQTSAESITERAAKDLKTEKRSSDLYVPSEDSSYSIVGKNGRSGSHLDVIVDEEAPLLPSSKGLSSRTKPT from the exons ATGATCAGCAGACAACTTTTATTGACCTATCTGTATCTGTTAGTATATATAGTTCTATCATCGGGAGTTATTTTGTACAACAAG TGGGTTCTCTCGCCAAAGTATTTCAATTTCCCACTTCCAATAACGCTTACTATGATACACATGGGCTTTTCGGGCTTGGTGGCCTTCCTTTTGATCCGCGTTTTAAAG GTTGTTTCACCTGTGAAGATGACTTTTGAAAT ATATGTGACATGTGTTGTTCCAATTAGTGCTTTTTTTGCATCGAGTCTTTG GTTTGGAAATACTGCCTATTTGTTCATCTCTGTGGCCTTCATACAAATGCTCAAAGCTCTGA TGCCGGTTGCCACTTTTCTCATGGCTGTCGTATGTGGTACTGACAAATTAAAATGCGACATTTTTGTTAACATGATCCTGGTCAGTTTTGGTGTTGTCATATCTTCATATGGAGAAATTCATTTCAACGTAGTGGGAACAGTTTATCAAGTTACCGGAATCTTTGCTGAGGCTCTTAGGTTGGTCCTCACTCAAGTTCTGCTTCAGAAGAAGGGCTTGACACTCAACCCTATCACAAGCTTGTATTATATTGCTCCTTGCAG TTTTGTGTTCCTCTTTGTTCCTTGGTATCTTTTGGAGAAGCCGGAAATGGAAGTCTCCCAGATACAGTTCAATTTGTGGATATTCTTCTCAAATGCACTTTGTGCCTTGGCTTTGAATTTCTCAATTTTTTTGGTAATTGGTAGAACTGGTGCAGTGACGATTCGAGTTGCCGGTGTTCTAAAAGATTGGATACTTATTGCGCTTTCAACTATCATTTTTCCTGAATCAATTATCACCAAGCTCAATCTTATTGGCTATGCTATCG CCTTGTGTGGAGTAGTCATGTACAATTACTTGAAGGCCAAGGATGCTCGGTCATCTCAAACTTCTGCCGAGAGTATCACTGAAAGAGCAGCTAAG GACCTTAAGACCGAAAAGAGGTCATCTGATCTGTATGTTCCGAGTGAAGACTCAAGCTATAGTATCGTTGGAAAGAATGGAAGAAGTGGATCTCATCTAGATGTAATTGTAGACGAAGAAGCGCCATTGCTTCCTTCTTCCAAAGgtctttcttcaagaacaaagcCTACTTAG
- the LOC142542263 gene encoding putative sugar phosphate/phosphate translocator At3g17430 isoform X2: protein MISRQLLLTYLYLLVYIVLSSGVILYNKWVLSPKYFNFPLPITLTMIHMGFSGLVAFLLIRVLKVVSPVKMTFEIYVTCVVPISAFFASSLWFGNTAYLFISVAFIQMLKALMPVATFLMAVVCVGTVYQVTGIFAEALRLVLTQVLLQKKGLTLNPITSLYYIAPCSFVFLFVPWYLLEKPEMEVSQIQFNLWIFFSNALCALALNFSIFLVIGRTGAVTIRVAGVLKDWILIALSTIIFPESIITKLNLIGYAIALCGVVMYNYLKAKDARSSQTSAESITERAAKDLKTEKRSSDLYVPSEDSSYSIVGKNGRSGSHLDVIVDEEAPLLPSSKGLSSRTKPT from the exons ATGATCAGCAGACAACTTTTATTGACCTATCTGTATCTGTTAGTATATATAGTTCTATCATCGGGAGTTATTTTGTACAACAAG TGGGTTCTCTCGCCAAAGTATTTCAATTTCCCACTTCCAATAACGCTTACTATGATACACATGGGCTTTTCGGGCTTGGTGGCCTTCCTTTTGATCCGCGTTTTAAAG GTTGTTTCACCTGTGAAGATGACTTTTGAAAT ATATGTGACATGTGTTGTTCCAATTAGTGCTTTTTTTGCATCGAGTCTTTG GTTTGGAAATACTGCCTATTTGTTCATCTCTGTGGCCTTCATACAAATGCTCAAAGCTCTGA TGCCGGTTGCCACTTTTCTCATGGCTGTCGTATGTG TGGGAACAGTTTATCAAGTTACCGGAATCTTTGCTGAGGCTCTTAGGTTGGTCCTCACTCAAGTTCTGCTTCAGAAGAAGGGCTTGACACTCAACCCTATCACAAGCTTGTATTATATTGCTCCTTGCAG TTTTGTGTTCCTCTTTGTTCCTTGGTATCTTTTGGAGAAGCCGGAAATGGAAGTCTCCCAGATACAGTTCAATTTGTGGATATTCTTCTCAAATGCACTTTGTGCCTTGGCTTTGAATTTCTCAATTTTTTTGGTAATTGGTAGAACTGGTGCAGTGACGATTCGAGTTGCCGGTGTTCTAAAAGATTGGATACTTATTGCGCTTTCAACTATCATTTTTCCTGAATCAATTATCACCAAGCTCAATCTTATTGGCTATGCTATCG CCTTGTGTGGAGTAGTCATGTACAATTACTTGAAGGCCAAGGATGCTCGGTCATCTCAAACTTCTGCCGAGAGTATCACTGAAAGAGCAGCTAAG GACCTTAAGACCGAAAAGAGGTCATCTGATCTGTATGTTCCGAGTGAAGACTCAAGCTATAGTATCGTTGGAAAGAATGGAAGAAGTGGATCTCATCTAGATGTAATTGTAGACGAAGAAGCGCCATTGCTTCCTTCTTCCAAAGgtctttcttcaagaacaaagcCTACTTAG
- the LOC142542264 gene encoding 3-hydroxyacyl-[acyl-carrier-protein] dehydratase FERN, mitochondrial-like yields the protein MLMKGPLLKSIFSLRHYSLSSENVLKTGGILKQARIFSDSDIAEYSKLTHDSNPLHFDLKCAKQAGFTEIPVPGMLVASLFPRIIAYHFPGAVYVKQELDFRSPVFVGDKVVGELQAKNIRQIKERFLVKFVTTCFKDDQIVVINGEATAMLPTLSIK from the exons ATGCTGATGAAGGGACCCTTGTTAAAATCCATATTCTCTTTAAGGCACTATTCATTATCCTCGGAAAATGTGCTGAAAACAGGGGGCATTTTGAAGCAGGCCAGAATTTTTTCAGATTCCGACATTGCTGAATACTCGAAACTGACTCATGACTCAAACCCATTACACTTTGATCTGAAATGTGCTAAACAAGCTGGTTTTACAGAGATCCCTGTCCCCGGAATGCTCGTGGCTTCTTTGTTTCCTAGAATCATTGCTTATCACTTC CCAGGGGCTGTTTATGTGAAGCAAGAACTGGACTTCAGGTCACCAGTTTTCGTCGGAGATAAGGTTGTTGGAGAATTACAGGCGAAAAACATTAGACAGATTAAAGAAAGATTCTT GGTGAAGTTTGTGACCACATGCTTcaaagatgatcaaattgtcgTGATTAATGGTGAAGCTACGGCCATGCTACCTACGCTATCTATAAAATAA
- the LOC142542266 gene encoding acetolactate synthase small subunit 1, chloroplastic-like — MAAVSADSTRFRSFSVPRGLISKSNSINPSSVKSSIRQRRLAVCALSANDDYKQRKDAVLSVSDSPTATSSTSRPKVKRHTISVFVGDESGMINRIAGVFARRGYNIESLAVGLNKDKALFTVVVSGTERVLQQVMEQLQKLVNVLKVEDISKVPQVERELMLIKINSDPKYRAEVMWLVDIFRAKIVDISDHALTIEVTGDPGKMVAVQRNLRSFGIREIARTGKIALRRENMGESAPFWRFSAASYPDLENARPDDTVLKTKERTPIRGSDTSVKGDVYPVDASDDFFVNQVLDAHWGVLNDEDTSGLRSHTLAMLVNDVPGVLNLVTGVFSRRGYNIQSLAVGPAEVEGISRITTVVPGTDESICKLVQQLYKLVDVHEVQDITHLPFAERELMLIKIAVNAAARRNVLDIASIFRAKAVDVSDHTITLELTGDLDKMVALQRLLEPYGICEVARTGRIALVRESGVDSKYLRGYSYPV; from the exons ATGGCGGCTGTGTCCGCAGATTCGACCCGATTTCGTTCATTCAGTGTGCCGAGAGGTCTCATTTCCAAAAGCAACAGCATCAATCCAAGCTCTGTGAAATCCTCAATTCGCCAAAGAAGACTTGCAGTGTGTGCTCTGAGTGCAAATGACGATTATAAGCAGCGTAAAGACGCCGTTCTCTCCGTTTCGGACTCCCCTACTGCCACCAGTTCCACCTCCAGACCAAA GGTGAAACGTCACACTATTTCAGTGTTTGTTGGTGATGAAAGCGGAATGATCAATCGTATTGCTGGAGTTTTTGCTAGGAGAGGATACAATATTGAATCCCTTGCAGTCGGGCTAAACAAAGACAAGGCTCTATTCACAGTAGTTGTATCTGGGACTGAAAGGGTACTACAACAAGTTATGGAACAACTTCAGAAGCTCGTGAACGTATTGAAG GTTGAAGATATCTCAAAAGTACCCCAAGTGGAACGGGAATTGATGCTGATTAAAATCAACTCGGATCCAAAATATCGAGCAGAG GTCATGTGGTTGGTGGACATTTTTAGGGCCAAAATTGTAGACATCTCTGATCATGCACTAACAATCGAG GTAACTGGAGATCCTGGGAAGATGGTCGCTGTTCAAAGAAACCTGAGAAGCTTTGGAATAAGAGAGATTGCCAGGACAGGAAAG ATTGCCTTGAGAAGAGAAAATATGGGGGAATCTGCTCCTTTTTGGAGGTTCTCTGCCGCTTCATATCCAGATCTTGAGAATGCAAGGCCAGATGATACTGTTTTGAAGACTAAAGAGAGAACTCCAATCAGAGGATCCGATACGTCTGTAAAG GGAGATGTTTACCCCGTGGATGCGTCTGATGACTTTTTTGTCAATCAAGTACTTGATGCTCATTGGGGAGTACTGAATGATGAAGAT ACTAGTGGGCTTCGCTCACACACTCTTGCAATGCTTGTTAATGATGTTCCTGGAGTACTTAACCTTGTTACAGGGGTTTTTTCCCGAAGAGGATATAATATCCAG AGTTTAGCTGTTGGTCCTGCTGAAGTTGAGGGGATATCTCGCATTACCACCGTTGTTCCTGGTACAGACGAATCAATTTGCAAGTTGGTACAACAACTTTATAAGTTGGTAGATGTTCATGAG GTTCAGGATATCACACATTTGCCTTTTGCTGAACGAGAACTAATGTTGATAAAAATTGCTGTGAATGCTGCTGCTCGGCGCAATGTTCTTGATATCGCTAGTATATTTAGGGCCAAAGCTGTTGATGTCTCTGATCACACTATAACCCTTGAG CTCACTGGAGATCTTGACAAGATGGTTGCCTTGCAAAGATTGCTGGAACCATATGGAATTTGCGag GTGGCTCGAACTGGTCGAATTGCACTGGTACGAGAATCCGGGGTCGATTCAAAGTATCTACGAGGATACTCTTATCCAGTGTAG
- the LOC142542267 gene encoding large ribosomal subunit protein uL2my, C-terminal part: protein MALFRNRVASLILLRSHLQPLSRYLSSGAKEIVEPETVSSWTLPSMMNQMFTLDISSQIGSCMPLSMMRIGTQIHNIEMRPGQGGKLVRAAGTSAKILTVPNRSTRFCEIKLPSGVTKQIDTRCRATIGMVSNPGHGSKKLRKAGQSRWLGRRPVVRGVAMNPVDHPHGGGEGRSKSSGSHGRVSVSPWGKPTKGGYKTARPKRRI, encoded by the exons ATGGCTCTCTTCAGGAATCGTGTAGCTTCTTTGATTCTTCTCCGCTCCCATCTCCAGCCTTTATCCCGATATCTTTCTTCCG GGGCAAAAGAAATAGTGGAGCCTGAGACAGTGTCGTCATGGACGTTGCCGTCAATGATGAACCAGATGTTCACACTGGACATCAGTTCCCAAATTGGGAGTTGCATGCCATTGTCAATGATGCGGATTGGGACCCAGATCCACAACATTGAGATGCGACCTGGCCAAGGAGGGAAGCTTGTCCGTGCCGCAGGAACCTCCGCAAAGATACTTACTGTCCCCAACAGGTCTACAAG GTTCTGTGAGATAAAATTGCCATCTGGAGTCACAAAGCAAATAGACACAAGATGTAGGGCGACGATAGGGATGGTGTCAAATCCAGGGCATGGATCAAAGAAACTGCGAAAGGCCGGTCAAAGTAGATGGTTGGGGCGGAGGCCCGTGGTGAGAGGTGTGGCCATGAACCCTGTTGACCATCCTCATGGTGGTGGCGAAGGAAGGAGTAAGAGTAGCGGGAGCCATGGTCGTGTGTCGGTTTCACCCTGGGGAAAGCCTACTAAAGGTGGATACAAAACTGCCAGGCCTAAGAGAAGGATTTAG
- the LOC142542268 gene encoding 2-alkenal reductase (NADP(+)-dependent)-like, with protein sequence MPQFHDSFPKYPQNSITEYSEFYLRKMADEVGNKQIILKHYVKGFPKEADLALQNSVIKLKLPPDSSDSVLVKNLYLSCDPYMRNRMQGSQGGYASSFTLGSPIVGYGVSKVVDSSHPNYKKDDLVWGITGWEEYSLITAPNSLFKIQDTDVTLSYYTGLLGMAGMTAYAGFFEVCSPKKGETVFISAASGAVGQLVGQFAKLTGCYVVGSAGSNDKVDLLKNKFGFDDAFNYKEERDLNVALKRYFPEGIDIYFENVGGKMLDAVLLNMRVHGRIGVCGMISQYNLEKPEPVYNLTSLIGKQLRMQGFLVGNYYHLYPKFFDLVLPHIKEGKITYVEDIAEGLESAPGALIGLFSGRNIGKQLVAVSHE encoded by the exons ATGCCACAATTTCACGATTCATTTCCAAAATATCCACAAAATTCAATCACAGAGTACAGTGAATTTTATCTACGGAAAATGGCAGATGAAGTGGGGAACAAGCAGATTATATTGAAGCACTACGTTAAAGGCTTCCCAAAAGAAGCCGATTTGGCACTCCAAAACTCAGTTATCAAGCTCAAACTTCCCCCAGATTCTTCCGACTCTGTTTTGGTGAAGAATCTTTACTTGTCTTGCGATCCTTACATGCGTAATCGGATGCAGGGTTCCCAAGGAGGCTACGCTAGCTCCTTCACTCTGGGCTCT CCTATTGTGGGATATGGAGTGTCCAAAGTAGTGGATTCGTCACATCCTAACTACAAGAAGGATGACTTGGTGTGGGGAATTACTGGATGGGAGGAGTACTCCCTCATCACAGCTCCAAATTCACTGTTTAAAATTCAAGACACAGATGTGACTCTTTCCTACTATACGGGACTTCTTG GTATGGCTGGCATGACTGCTTATGCTGGCTTTTTCGAGGTTTGCTCTCCAAAGAAGGGAGAAACCGTGTTCATTTCAGCTGCATCCGGAGCTGTAGGTCAGCTTGTCGGCCAATTTGCAAAGTTAACGGGGTGCTATGTTGTTGGAAGTGCTGGTAGCAATGACAAG GTTGATCTTTTGAAGAACAAATTTGGATTCGATGACGCATTTAATTACAAAGAAGAACGAGACTTGAATGTCGCTTTGAAAAG GTATTTCCCTGAAGGCATAGATATATACTTCGAAAACGTAGGAGGGAAGATGCTTGATGCGGTATTACTCAACATGAGAGTCCATGGCCGCATAGGTGTATGTGGGATGATCTCACAGTACAATCTCGAGAAGCCTGAACCTGTTTATAATTTGACGAGTTTGATAGGAAAGCAACTCCGTATGCAAGGATTTCTGGTTGGCAATTACTATCACCTCTACCCGAAATTTTTTGATTTGGTTCTGCCTCATATAAAGGAGGGAAAGATCACTTATGTAGAAGACATAGCCGAAGGGCTTGAGAGCGCACCAGGGGCTCTAATTGGACTCTTCTCAGGTCGTAATATCGGGAAGCAGCTCGTTGCTGTTTCTCACGAGTAG
- the LOC142541392 gene encoding polygalacturonase-like: MYFITNSIADAIFLALFLILCHKSFATPNMLNVMDLGAKPDGKTDSTAAFSTAWSSACGDINPSTIYVPKGRFLLKNLHFSGPCSSNKTITIQVDGTLVAPLDYNVIGNVGNWLIFEGVDGVSIRGGTLDGQGAGLWACKMHGSNCPSGATSLGISNSKNVEIIGLSSLNSQMFHIVINGCQNVKLEGVDISASGNSPNTDGVHVQLSTDVAILNSKISTGDDCVSIGPGAMNLLIENVDCGPGHGISIGSLGKDFDEAGVYNVTVRTVRFKDAQNGLRIKTWGRPSKGFVNNVVFQHAIMNNVQNPIVIDQNYCPGNKNCPGQVSGVKISDVTYQDIHGTSATEVAVKFDCSKTKPCDQIKLENVTLSYQNHAPKALCSNAAGTTTGRVEPTSCLV; the protein is encoded by the exons atgtattttattaCGAACTCTATTGCCGACGCTATTTTTCTTGCACTTTTCTTGATTTTATGCCACAAATCGTTCGCCACTCCAAACATGTTAAATGTCATGGATTTAGGTGCAAAGCCAGATGGAAAGACCGACTCCACTGCCGCATTTTCAACGGCATGGTCCTCGGCCTGCGGCGACATAAATCCCTCCACCATTTATGTGCCAAAAGGGAGGTTCTTGCTCAAGAACTTACACTTTAGTGGTCCTTGTAGCAGCAATAAGACGATCACCATTCAAGTCGACGGCACCCTTGTCGCCCCCCTCGACTACAACGTCATTGGGAACGTCGGAAACTGGCTAATTTTCGAGGGTGTCGATGGCGTCTCTATTCGAGGTGGCACCCTCGATGGCCAAGGTGCCGGCTTGTGGGCTTGTAAGATGCATGGCAGCAACTGCCCTAGTGGTGCGACG TCTTTGGGAATATCGAATTCAAAAAACGTAGAAATTATTGGGCTGAGTTCCCTAAATAGCCAAATGTTTCATATCGTGATCAATGGATGTCAAAACGTGAAGTTGGAGGGAGTCGACATTTCAGCTTCGGGAAACAGCCCTAACACCGATGGGGTTCACGTTCAATTATCCACCGATGTCGCCATTTTGAACTCTAAAATCAGTACGGGAGACGATTGCGTCTCCATCGGGCCTGGAGCCATGAATTTGCTGATCGAAAATGTCGATTGCGGCCCCGGACACGGCATCAG CATTGGAAGCTTAGGCAAGGATTTTGATGAAGCTGGAGTGTATAATGTGACAGTTAGAACGGTTAGATTTAAAGATGCACAAAATGGGCTGAGGATTAAGACATGGGGAAGACCAAGCAAAGGGTTTGTTAATAATGTTGTGTTCCAGCATGCAATAATGAACAATGTGCAAAACCCTATCGTGATCGACCAAAATTATTGCCCCGGCAACAAAAATTGTCCTGGACAG GTGTCGGGTGTGAAAATCAGTGATGTTACTTATCAGGATATTCATGGGACATCAGCAACTGAAGTAGCTGTGAAATTTGATTGCAGCAAGACTAAACCCTGCGACCAAATCAAATTGGAAAACGTTACCCTAAGTTACCAAAATCATGCGCCAAAGGCTTTGTGTTCTAATGCGGCAGGGACAACCACGGGTCGAGTCGAGCCGACAAGTTGTTTGGTCTAA